From Scleropages formosus chromosome 1, fSclFor1.1, whole genome shotgun sequence, a single genomic window includes:
- the LOC108941937 gene encoding poly(rC)-binding protein 4-like isoform X1 codes for MRLPALDSTMNAEQDFGDGSTNVTLTLRLLMHGKEVGSIIGKKGETVKRIREESSARVNISEGSCPERIITISGPTECVLRAFAMITLKLEEQDLTALVANGAVASRPPITLRLVIPTSQCGSLIGKGGSKIKEIRESTGAQVQVAGDLLPNSTERGVTVSGTQDAIIQCVRLICTVILESPPKGATIPYRPGPSPGAVLLPRNQASDFGSHPLYCVTQGAVDLQQAYNLQNQYGIPHSELAKLHQLSMQQNLGSVSQPSTGPALSGIESNCQTSSQELLIPNDLIGSVIGRQGTKINEIRQASGAQIKIGSQLDSTSDRHVTITGSTVSINLAQFLITSCLETAKSTAQSSSSMAATADLNLRFTQQSSAASSPVAALAAMGAVPHAPVLGAPYTLPLSSLLGVKPVPFLAITAPPAPVPAHGSLASFTTKISSANGIKKPERQKFAPY; via the exons AAAGGAGAGACGGTGAAAAGAATACGAGAAGAA AGCAGTGCACGCGTCAACATCTCGGAGGGCTCCTGCCCCGAGAGGATCATCACCATCAGCGGACCCACCGAGTGCGTCCTCAGAGCCTTTGCCATGATCACGTTAAAGCTGGAGGAG CAGGATCTCACAGCTCTCGTGGCCAACGGCGCCGTGGCCAGCAGACCTCCCATCACTCTTCGGCTTGTTATTCCCACAAGCCAGTGTGGCTCGCTCATTGGCAAGGGAGGATCGAAGATAAAGGAGATCAGAGAG AGCACCGGGGCCCAGGTACAGGTGGCAGGGGACCTGCTGCCCAACTCCACAGAACGTGGAGTTACAGTGTCGGGAACACAAGATGCCATCATCCAGTGTGTCAGACTGATCTGCACAGTCATCCTCGAG TCTCCTCCAAAGGGGGCCACTATTCCTTACCGCCCCGGTCCATCCCCAGGAGCTGTTCTCCTGCCCAGAAATCAG GCCTCCGATTTTGGGTCACACCCGCTGTACTGCGTCACCCAAGGAGCAGTCGATCTGCAGCAA GCGTACAATTTACAGAATCAATACGGCATTCCGCACTCCGAG CTGGCCAAGCTCCACCAGCTCTCCATGCAGCAGAACCTGGGCTCGGTGAGCCAGCCCAGCACCGGTCCCGCTCTCTCCG GGATTGAATCCAACTGCCAGACGTCATCGCAGGAGCTACTCATTCCCAACGAT CTGATTGGCTCAGTCATCGGCCGACAAGGTACCAAGATCAACGAGATCCGCCAGGCGTCCGGGGCGCAGATAAAGATCGGCAGTCAGCTGGACAGCACCAGCGACCGGCACGTCACCATCACGGGCTCCACAGTGAGCATCAATCTGGCCCAGTTCCTCATCACCTCCTG TTTGGAGACCGCCAAGTCCACCGCccagtcctcctcctccatggcCGCCACGGCTGATCTTAACCTGAGATTCACCCAGCAGTCCTCCGCTGCCTCGTCTCCGGTCGCAGCCCTGGCAGCGATGGGCGCCGTGCCCCACGCCCCGGTGCTGGGAGCCCCCTACACCCTCCCCTTGTCCAGCCTCCTCGGAGTGAAGCCAGTCCCCTTCCTGGCCATAACCGCACCGCCTGCGCCCGTCCCTGCCCACGGATCGCTGGCCTCCTTCACCACTAAGATTTCCTCGGCCAACGGGATCAAGAAACCCGAGAGACAGAAGTTTGCGCCCTACTGA
- the LOC108941937 gene encoding poly(rC)-binding protein 4-like isoform X2, with protein MRLPALDSTMNAEQDFGDGSTNVTLTLRLLMHGKEVGSIIGKKGETVKRIREESSARVNISEGSCPERIITISGPTECVLRAFAMITLKLEEDLTALVANGAVASRPPITLRLVIPTSQCGSLIGKGGSKIKEIRESTGAQVQVAGDLLPNSTERGVTVSGTQDAIIQCVRLICTVILESPPKGATIPYRPGPSPGAVLLPRNQASDFGSHPLYCVTQGAVDLQQAYNLQNQYGIPHSELAKLHQLSMQQNLGSVSQPSTGPALSGIESNCQTSSQELLIPNDLIGSVIGRQGTKINEIRQASGAQIKIGSQLDSTSDRHVTITGSTVSINLAQFLITSCLETAKSTAQSSSSMAATADLNLRFTQQSSAASSPVAALAAMGAVPHAPVLGAPYTLPLSSLLGVKPVPFLAITAPPAPVPAHGSLASFTTKISSANGIKKPERQKFAPY; from the exons AAAGGAGAGACGGTGAAAAGAATACGAGAAGAA AGCAGTGCACGCGTCAACATCTCGGAGGGCTCCTGCCCCGAGAGGATCATCACCATCAGCGGACCCACCGAGTGCGTCCTCAGAGCCTTTGCCATGATCACGTTAAAGCTGGAGGAG GATCTCACAGCTCTCGTGGCCAACGGCGCCGTGGCCAGCAGACCTCCCATCACTCTTCGGCTTGTTATTCCCACAAGCCAGTGTGGCTCGCTCATTGGCAAGGGAGGATCGAAGATAAAGGAGATCAGAGAG AGCACCGGGGCCCAGGTACAGGTGGCAGGGGACCTGCTGCCCAACTCCACAGAACGTGGAGTTACAGTGTCGGGAACACAAGATGCCATCATCCAGTGTGTCAGACTGATCTGCACAGTCATCCTCGAG TCTCCTCCAAAGGGGGCCACTATTCCTTACCGCCCCGGTCCATCCCCAGGAGCTGTTCTCCTGCCCAGAAATCAG GCCTCCGATTTTGGGTCACACCCGCTGTACTGCGTCACCCAAGGAGCAGTCGATCTGCAGCAA GCGTACAATTTACAGAATCAATACGGCATTCCGCACTCCGAG CTGGCCAAGCTCCACCAGCTCTCCATGCAGCAGAACCTGGGCTCGGTGAGCCAGCCCAGCACCGGTCCCGCTCTCTCCG GGATTGAATCCAACTGCCAGACGTCATCGCAGGAGCTACTCATTCCCAACGAT CTGATTGGCTCAGTCATCGGCCGACAAGGTACCAAGATCAACGAGATCCGCCAGGCGTCCGGGGCGCAGATAAAGATCGGCAGTCAGCTGGACAGCACCAGCGACCGGCACGTCACCATCACGGGCTCCACAGTGAGCATCAATCTGGCCCAGTTCCTCATCACCTCCTG TTTGGAGACCGCCAAGTCCACCGCccagtcctcctcctccatggcCGCCACGGCTGATCTTAACCTGAGATTCACCCAGCAGTCCTCCGCTGCCTCGTCTCCGGTCGCAGCCCTGGCAGCGATGGGCGCCGTGCCCCACGCCCCGGTGCTGGGAGCCCCCTACACCCTCCCCTTGTCCAGCCTCCTCGGAGTGAAGCCAGTCCCCTTCCTGGCCATAACCGCACCGCCTGCGCCCGTCCCTGCCCACGGATCGCTGGCCTCCTTCACCACTAAGATTTCCTCGGCCAACGGGATCAAGAAACCCGAGAGACAGAAGTTTGCGCCCTACTGA
- the LOC108941936 gene encoding mesencephalic astrocyte-derived neurotrophic factor-like, whose protein sequence is MSCLSTFSASVAFALILGVSGALKDGDCEVCVRFLGSFYESLSEGRVPFRGADIENALVQRCRHAAGKENRLCYYIGATSDAATKILNEVSRPMSHHVPVEKICEKLKKKDGQICELRYDKEVEDLSPEGLKKLKVKDLKKILDKWGEACKGCVEKSDFVRRIDELLPKHAPGAAERRTEL, encoded by the exons ATGTCCTGTTTAAGTACTTTTTCGGCTTCAGTCGCGTTTGCGCTGATACTCGGCGTGAGCGGCGCCCTGAAGGATGGAGACTGCGAAG TGTGCGTGCGCTTCCTGGGCAGCTTCTACGAGTCGCTGAGCGAGGGGCGCGTGCCGTTCCGCGGCGCCGACATCGAGAACGCGCTCGTGCAGCGCTGCCGACACGCCGCGGGTAAAGAGAACCGGCTG TGTTACTACATCGGGGCAACAAGTGACGCGGCCACCAAGATACTCAACGAGGTCTCGAGGCCCATGAGCCACCACGTGCCCGTGGAGAAGATCTGcgagaagctgaagaagaaggacGGGCAGATCTGCGAGCTCAGATACG ACAAAGAAGTTGAGGACCTGAGCCCGGAGGGCCTGAAAAAGCTCAAGGTGAAGGACCTGAAGAAGATCCTAGACAAATGGGGCGAGGCTTGCAAGGGCTGCGTGGAGAAATCGGACTTCGTCCGCAGAATCGATGAGCTTCTGCCCAAACATGCGCCCGGCGCAGCTGAAAGGAGGACAGAGCTTTGA